In one Halanaerobiaceae bacterium ANBcell28 genomic region, the following are encoded:
- a CDS encoding GerMN domain-containing protein, giving the protein MKKKILLVLIFLLIGLSLLFIVNRHEKEIVEEYKDFEVYFSTKDAMFLEAELRQLAIEDIFVDAIKHLIKGPESIDLSRTIPDGVELIDIDIRSNVAYINFNRALIENHWGGSAGEILTVYSIVNTMTGFPDIDAVNIMIEGNKLDSLSGHLDLSEPIERDESIIQK; this is encoded by the coding sequence ATGAAAAAAAAGATATTATTAGTCTTAATATTTCTTTTAATTGGGCTTTCTCTGCTGTTTATAGTAAATAGACATGAAAAAGAAATTGTAGAGGAATATAAGGATTTTGAAGTTTATTTTTCCACCAAAGATGCAATGTTTTTAGAAGCTGAATTACGACAATTAGCGATTGAGGATATTTTTGTCGATGCCATAAAGCATTTGATTAAAGGTCCTGAGTCAATAGATCTTAGTCGTACTATACCTGATGGTGTAGAACTTATAGATATAGATATTAGATCCAATGTAGCTTATATTAATTTTAATAGAGCTTTGATTGAAAATCATTGGGGTGGAAGTGCTGGCGAGATATTGACTGTCTATTCGATTGTAAATACAATGACTGGTTTTCCAGATATTGATGCAGTTAATATTATGATTGAAGGAAATAAATTAGATTCTTTATCAGGTCATCTAGACTTATCAGAGCCTATAGAAAGAGATGAGTCGATTATACAAAAATAA
- a CDS encoding N-acetylmuramoyl-L-alanine amidase translates to MRKVIILTLFLIMSLFSISLQAETIHIYLNGEDHTATLNPIVEKGNVLVNAQSLARLLNADLNWQQSIRTLTISRNDIEIKMMVDSSFIQINNRTSRSSGSMRMINGSNYLPLREIAENFGFLFERNTENIYITRPESYIKNIAWRENGQQIIIEMDNIPPYRINQTDDPNRLEIELDRVALSDSFRDNLSNNNYYLRVHRISNQARIRLVIIGNQPIPFINDHNIEEDDNNLLLNFLPSISEISWRNSELEIISNGEISRPDIMLLQDPRRLVLDIPDLMLQNYEMSMPENDWIKDVRVSQFKYDPVVLRVVLDLYEDRFLHLKESQENNKIVLETTSDRTVLDNLLFENDRLEFVSDNPIVPDIFHLEDPDRLVINIMNAVRGDSFKDDLELDSNIVSRLRTSRFNEETVRIVADMYEMTGYRMTEERLSDGSVKHIINFENNFEDILISDTGNRTNVNLKFSGSVDYEVKRFTHPDRFVIDVEGVNLRDGYELPESLGVIKDVRLSQYSSDPEITRFVFLTDDYEDYNVFSMDSNTSINISFVKEVSEDVREEIIVLDPGHGGFDPGAIGRSGLTEKEVALDISLLTERLLRNAGYEVVMTRDKDEFVSLQDRVEMANDLNAMVFVSIHANSSNYSFSEGIETYFAPNKKADSFVLANILQNELVKELNRLDRGVKTANFYVIRHTNMPSALVEVGFLSNPHEESLLASSLFKEKAARAISRAILEFIENN, encoded by the coding sequence GTGAGGAAAGTAATAATTTTAACTTTATTTTTAATAATGTCTTTATTTAGCATATCGTTACAAGCAGAAACTATACATATTTATCTAAACGGTGAAGATCATACGGCAACTCTTAATCCTATAGTAGAAAAGGGAAATGTTTTGGTGAATGCACAATCACTAGCGAGATTATTAAATGCTGATTTAAACTGGCAACAATCTATTAGGACATTAACTATAAGTAGAAATGATATTGAGATAAAAATGATGGTTGATAGTTCTTTTATACAGATTAATAATCGTACAAGTAGAAGTAGTGGCAGTATGAGGATGATTAATGGTAGCAATTATTTGCCATTAAGAGAGATTGCTGAAAATTTTGGCTTTTTATTTGAAAGAAATACAGAAAATATTTATATTACTCGTCCAGAATCATACATAAAAAATATAGCATGGAGGGAAAATGGCCAGCAAATAATTATTGAAATGGATAATATTCCACCTTATAGAATCAATCAAACAGATGATCCTAATCGCCTGGAAATAGAATTAGATAGGGTAGCTTTATCAGATTCTTTTAGAGACAATCTGTCAAATAATAATTATTATCTTAGAGTGCATCGGATAAGTAATCAGGCCAGGATACGACTTGTGATTATTGGAAATCAACCGATTCCTTTTATTAATGATCATAATATAGAAGAAGATGATAATAATCTTCTGCTTAATTTCCTACCATCTATAAGTGAAATCAGCTGGAGGAATAGTGAGTTAGAAATAATAAGTAATGGGGAAATTTCCAGACCAGATATTATGTTGTTACAGGATCCTCGTAGGTTAGTGTTAGATATTCCTGATTTAATGCTACAAAATTATGAAATGAGTATGCCTGAAAATGATTGGATTAAAGATGTTCGAGTGAGTCAATTTAAATATGACCCTGTAGTTTTAAGGGTAGTTTTGGATTTATATGAAGACAGATTTTTGCATTTGAAAGAAAGTCAAGAAAATAATAAGATTGTATTAGAAACTACTAGTGACAGAACAGTCCTTGATAATTTATTATTTGAAAATGATCGATTAGAGTTTGTAAGTGATAATCCAATAGTACCTGATATTTTTCATTTAGAAGATCCAGATCGTTTAGTTATTAATATCATGAATGCAGTTCGAGGAGATAGCTTTAAAGATGACTTAGAATTAGATAGTAATATTGTATCTCGGCTAAGAACATCACGTTTTAATGAAGAAACAGTACGTATTGTAGCTGATATGTATGAAATGACCGGTTATAGAATGACTGAAGAAAGATTATCAGATGGTAGTGTAAAGCATATAATAAATTTTGAGAATAATTTTGAGGATATTTTAATTAGTGATACAGGAAATAGGACTAATGTTAACTTGAAGTTTAGTGGTAGTGTAGATTATGAGGTAAAAAGATTTACACATCCAGATAGATTTGTAATTGATGTAGAGGGTGTTAATTTAAGAGATGGATACGAATTACCTGAGTCATTGGGGGTAATCAAAGATGTTCGACTTAGTCAGTATAGTAGTGACCCTGAAATTACTCGTTTTGTTTTTCTAACAGATGACTATGAAGATTATAATGTTTTTTCAATGGATTCCAATACTAGCATAAACATTAGTTTTGTAAAAGAAGTGTCTGAAGATGTCAGAGAAGAGATAATTGTCCTTGATCCTGGACATGGAGGCTTTGATCCTGGAGCAATTGGAAGATCAGGCTTGACCGAGAAAGAAGTTGCTTTAGATATATCCTTGTTAACTGAAAGGTTATTGAGGAATGCAGGTTATGAGGTTGTAATGACCAGGGACAAAGATGAATTCGTATCTTTACAAGACAGAGTTGAAATGGCAAATGATTTAAATGCAATGGTTTTTGTTAGTATTCATGCCAACTCTTCAAATTATAGTTTTTCAGAAGGAATAGAAACATATTTTGCTCCTAATAAGAAGGCTGATAGTTTCGTATTGGCAAATATACTACAAAACGAATTAGTTAAAGAATTAAATAGATTAGATAGAGGGGTTAAAACAGCTAATTTTTATGTTATTAGACATACTAATATGCCGTCAGCTTTAGTAGAAGTTGGTTTTTTATCTAATCCTCATGAAGAGTCTTTACTAGCTAGCAGTTTGTTTAAAGAAAAGGCTGCCAGGGCAATTAGCCGGGCTATATTAGAGTTTATAGAAAATAATTAA